Within Chlamydia pneumoniae TW-183, the genomic segment GCCGAAGAATTTCATAAACAGCTCTCTATATCACTTCCTAGAGATCTCGAATGGGGAAGCACTTCCGTTGGCCCTCATCGCGAAGACTTTCTACTCACTATGAACCAAATGCCTGTGTCTCAATTCTCTAGTGAAGGGCAGAAACACAGTCTTTTGGCAATCTTAAGGCTTGCCGAGTGCCTATATCTAAAGCAATCTCATCACGTCTCCCCTCTAGTCTGTCTAGATGATATCCATGCTGGATTAGATAATGAACGTGTCGGTCAACTCCTTGACCCTGCCCCAACTCTGGGTCAGACTCTGATTACTTCCACCCATATGCATGGGGAACTTCCAAAAACAAGCCTTGTTTTAAGTATCGAGAACGCTCAAGTTTCTGAGCAAATTATCTAAAACAATAACATCATTTTTCTTTTGCGTTAAAAGTAAGCGAATTAGTTATTTTTATAAATAAGTTTTAATAAACATATTCTTTTTTAATAAAAAACTTATTTAAAATAATTATATCGGTGACACATGAAGAAATTTTTATTAACTATACTCTTTTTAGCTGTGGGTAATCCTTTATTCTCGGAAACCTCGGTAATCCAAACCCTTCCATCTGGAATTGGGGGATTAAAGGAAACCTCAAAACAAAAAGAATCCGTGGTCTGCGTGCATGCGTTTTTAAGATCTTATACATCTTTAAAACCTATTGCTCGCGTTCTAGAAAAAGAACATTACGATGTCTTTATTTGGAATTATGAGACGCGCAAGTTTACTCTAGAAAAGCATGCTGAACATCTCAATCGCTTGCTGAAAAAAATAGCTGAACTTAAGCCTGGAGTCCCTATAAACTTCGTAACTCATTCTATTGGAGGAGTCATTGTTCGTGTAGCACTCGCTCACCCTGATTGCCCCGAAGAAGCCAAAAAAGGAAAAGCTATTCTCATGGCTCCTCCGAACGCAGGGTCTACACTAGCTAGACGCTACCGCTGTGTGAAATTCGTACAGTTCGTATTTGGAGGAAAATTAGGACGACAGCTTCTTACCTACTGCCCCACAAAGATGTTAAATGTCGGGAAACTCCCTTCGTCTTTAGACGTTCTCATTCTTAGTGGGAACAGACATAGCAAATTCCTTCCTTTCCGCCTGCCCTATGAAAACGATGGTAAGGTATGCACTATAGAGACAAAGCTAGATACTCCACATAAAGCTTACGTGATCCACACGAGTCATACCTACATCATTACTAATCGGAAGTCGCTCTATCTTATGAAAGAGTTTTTAAAAGAAGGAAATACAACCCCGATAATCGAGCACGTTCCCGAAGCAGCTTTAGAACAAACTGTTATGGAAGACAAACAAAAGAACTCAAGACTTAAGCCTTACCCTAACCAAGACATCTACGTTATACACTGCTTTGGTTCTCGTCCTTACAACCTTTACGGATTTCCAAAAAAATGGAGCCTTAACCAAAAAAACGAAATAAATCCTGAAAAGTTAGAAAAATAAAGAAGATGATCAATAAAAAAGTGAACGGAACCAAAATCCTTTCCACAATCTTCATATTCAAACGTCTTCTTGTGACTATCTCCCACAAACATAGAAGGATATAACCTCCATCCAAAACAGGAATAGGAAGCAAATTCAAGACAGCCAAATTCATACTAATTAGACCGATCCAAAAGAGCACTTCAGAAAACCCTACCGACCATCCTGTATGTAAAACCTGCACAATACCCACAGGTCCTGAAAGCCATTGTGGACTCAGATGTCCAGTAACTAAAGCTTTCAAGGTGATCAAACTTTCCTTAGTAATATTTGATAACATAACCACAGGTGAAGGATTATACCTCACCTTAAGATCTTTCAAAGAAATCCCTAAAGATGGTTTTTGCTTCTCAGCATCAAGACGCTCCAAATAGTATCTTTGTTTATCCTTGTTCTTAATCTTCTTAGCTACTTCCAACTGTTTATCCAAACTCTCCGAAGAATAAACATCAATCCAAGGACGAGGCTGAACAGGGTCAAGAAGACGATAAGGACCCGCGACTTCTACTGGGTGAGACTCTCCTAAATGGTTCAAAATTTGTAACAGATCTTCGGAATGATAAGAGGCGATAAACCGCTTATCAGCATCTCGAGAATTCACCTCTTCAAGTTCTTGCGGACTCATCTGCTGAACAATAATAGAGACCCGATGGTTCTGAACAAGACGTAAAATATCTACACTTCCAGAAACAGGAGTTCCATCAATAGCTAGAATGCGATCCCCAAGCTGTAGCCTCTCTTGAGGTTGTGGCAAAGGAGACTCTGGATCTATAGCAGTAAGTTCACCTTCTATGTATCCATAACTATTGATTACATAAGGCAATGTATATAACGAAGACCACTTGCCTTTAAGTCCAGCCTCATACTGCGTATCTATAAGCTCATTACGAAGGTAGGGAGTGTAATGTAAAACGGAAGCCAATACCCTAGGTTGACGAGAAAAGAAGATTTTGTCATTCCGTGCTACTTTCACAAAAGCATAAGACTCATTGAGTATCTGAGATATCTGAGCCATTGAGAAAAGAAGTGTGCCATCCATCCAAACGAAACGATCATTCGGACGTAGCTCTGAATTCTCCATAGGAGAGTTCTTCGTTAGGGGCACCTGGTTGCCATACAAAAGATAACTCGCTCCAGAACAGGGAACCCCGAATTTTGTGGGATCAAACTCAACATCAATAGCGAACTCTTTGCTAGGAACTGTCAAATAGCCAGGACGTTTGATTTCTAGATTGAGATGCCCCTCTAATAAAGAGGTTGTTAGCATGTCCTTATCTCCCACATAAGGCTTACCATTACACGTAAGAATCTCGTCTCCAGGGAGCAATCCTTCTGCCTGTAAAACAGGATGGACCCAACCTACCACTTTAGAACAGTCGCTATAATTTTTACTTCTTCCCCCATTCATGTAAAGAATGCTGAAAGCCAAGACAGCTAATAAAATATTGGCAAGAGGACCAGCAACAAGAACCAGAATGCGTTTCCAAGGAGACTTACTAAAAAATCCCTGAGGAATATCATAGACAGAGTCTATCTTCCCCTTCTCCCCTTTTTCTTTGGTACGTTCCATACCTCTGATACGAACATAGCCTCCAAAAGGAATGCATCCAATGCGATATTCTATGCCGCCTATACGCTTTTTAAATAAAGCAGGACCAAAGCCTATGCTAAAACTCTCTACAGCCATTCCTACAGCTTTTGCTACTACCAGATGACCAAGTTCATGAATTAACACTAAAATCCCTAAAGCTAGGGCTGCTAGAATAAAATAGATTATTGTCATATACCTACTCGATTATATTTCTTGAGCAAGAGCTCTAGCCTCACCATCTACTTCTAAAATATCTTCTAAAGAGTGGCAGGCATAAACCTTATGACATTCCATAAGAGTCGTTAATTTGCGTAAAATGTCACACCAAGAAATCTCTTCGCAAAGGAACCTCCGCACTAATACTTCATTGGCTGCATTAAAAAAGCTTCCAGAAGACCCCTGTTTCTCTAATACCTGTTGTGCTAAACGGATACTAGGAAATCGCTCCTCATCTACCGGAAAAAATTCTAAAGTTTGTTTCTTCGAAAAATCCATACCATCCCTAGGAGATGCAAAACGCTCTGGAGCTGTTAAAGCGTATTGTATTGGGAAGAGCATATCAGGCGGATTCATGATAGAAATCACACTCCCATCTAAAAACTCTACCATACCATGGATTAAGCTCTGAGGATGAATTACAGCCAGGATTTCAATATTTTCTAAACCAAACAGCCAATACGCCTCGATAATTTCGAGTCCCTTATTGACCAATGTGGATGAGTCCACAGTCACTTTTGAACCCATATTCCATATAGGATGGTTCAAAACATCTTGTTTTGTTACACAAGAAAGCTCTTCTAAAGACTTGTTGAGCAGAGGCCCTCCAGAAGCTGTAAGAATCAGTTTCTTGATTCCCTCAATCGTCCTGCCTTCTAAACATTGATACAAAGCATTATGCTCGCTATCAATAGGAAGAACTTTTATACCATTTTCCTTTGCAGTCTTAGAAACCAATTCGCCAGCACAAACTAAAATTTCTTTGTTTGCTAAAGCTAGTGCTTTTCCTTTTTTCATCGACTCTAGAATCGCGGGTAGCGCCTCGATTCCTGAAGAAGCAGCAACGACAGTAGTGACTGTATCCATGATACAAAGTTGGGTTAAACCCTCCTGGCCTAGGAAAAATTGCATATGGGGGAATCGCTGACAGGCCTCGTTATAAACCTCTTCGTTATAGACCGCTGCGGCTAACGGAGCAAACTCCTCTAGTTGCTGAAAAAATAACCTTAGATTATTTCCATAAGAAGCCATAGAAATAATTTTAAATTCTGAAGGATAGCGCCGCACAATCTCTAATGTTTGACGGCCAATACTACCTGTTGACCCAAGAACGGCTAAATGTTTCAAGCATGCTACCTTTAACTAGGTGAAAAAGAGAATCATACTCCGCAAGTCGAGGAATTGTCAATTCTCTATTGATACTATTTCTAACTAAAGTGGACTAAACTCTAAAATTTCATTCTTTTAAATCACTGCTAATATTGAGAACTTTTCTCACTTATTTTTTCAAAATTTTTAGAAAAATAGCCTCGAAAATAGCTTATAAATTTAACCACGATGTACATCATCGTCAAGAACACTACAGAGATTCCCGAAGTCGATAACCCCAAATCATAAGCACTAAGAATTGCTCTCGAAGATGCAGGAGCTAAAAATGCTGTACCAATACTAAAAACTAACGACCAAGCCATAAGACTCCTTATCGATTTTGCAATAACCTTAGCAATAAGCGATGGAATGATCAGAAAAGCAAGTGCCATTAATACACCTACAGCCTTAAAAGCTCCTACAAGACATGCAGAAAGTTGAAAAATAATCAAATAATCAACCAACCGAATAGGAATTCCTAAAGAAGAGGCAAATACAGAATCGAAAGAAGAACAAACTAAGCTACGGAACGCAAAAATAGTAATTACAGCATTAGCCAAAATCACAATAGTGACAGGGAAAATATCCTCTTTCGTTAAAGAATCTGCGTTTCCTAACACAAGCTCCGTTCCTATATGAGCATTCTTTGTCATAAAGACTAACAAAACAAGGCTCAGAGAGAATAATAAAGAAAAGACTAGAGCGGTGCTGCTCTCTTCTGAAACTTTAAAAGTATTACGAATAAAGTAAATAAGAAACCCTGTCAGCATAGCTGTTGCCATTGCTGCAAGAGTCAAGGTACCCAAAGAGAGGGTCGTCAGTTGATGCGTAAACAAACAAACACAGACCAAACCAAAAAGGACAGTATGAGAGACAGCATTCGCATACATAGCCATCTTTCGCAAGACTAAAAAAGTTCCTGCAAAAGCACCTGAACAGGAAATAGCAAGGAATACTATAATCTGAATATCATCAATATAGAGAGAACCCGTGAAAAGACTTCCAGAAAACAGTCTCGAAAAAAATACTGAAAAAAATTGGAAAAAAGATACTCCATAATAAGGAGAAGGTCCCAAAGCCATTAGACTTCCTTTTTTTTATTTGGGATAATTTGTCGATGAGGATCATAACAAGGATCATTGAGAATCTCTGTCAAGGTATGATCCAATTCTTCAGTAAGAACATGCTCTATTTCCTCAGCCAACTCATGAACACTTTCCTTGCTAAAATCTAAAGAATTCACAAGATACGATTCCCATAATCTGTGAGCACGAACTAATCTTAAGGCCTCACTTCTTCCTTTTTTTGTGAGTCGATAATAATCTTGTTCTTTTTTAACATAACCCCGCCATTCTAAAATCTGAACTCTCCATCTAGGGAAAGGCTTAGGCCCAAAATACTCCTGATACTTATAACTACAGACAAAATCTCGAACACTAATGTTCTCTAAACGATTATGAGAAATATGCCAAAACACCTTTAAAAGGTGTTCTTGATCCTTTGAAAACGAAAAGTGCTTCCTACGGACAAAACGAATGACCCACCCAGATTTTGGAGAAAAAAGCAAACATAGACCGGCCAATAATCCAGCACAAATGACAACCAAAGGTCCCGTAGGCAAGGTTACAGGCACCGCCTGTTGCCCTATAATAGCACGACATGTGAATGCTACAGAGATATAGCTTCCTAAAGCTCCGCTAATCCCTCCAAAGAATGCAGAAAGGATAAGAATTGTACTTAGACGATCGGAAAGCTGACGAGCACCTAAAGAAGGAGCCACAAACATAGCAGAAATTAAAACAATCCCTACGCTTCGAACTCCACTTACGATCACCAACGATATAAAAATTAGACTGAGTGCTTCATAAAGAACAGTCTTTAAGCCACAAGTAACAGCAAAATCTTTATCAAAAGTAGTCACAACAATTTGTCGATACCACCACCATAAAGCAAATAACGAAGCACAAAAGACGATCGCAGCCAACGTAGCTTCAAGAAAACCTAAAGTGGCTGCTTGCCCATATAGATAGGCGTTAATGCGATTGTATAGCGTAGGGCTACTTTCCTTGACATAACTGGCTAAAATCACTCCGATAGCAAAGAATACCACAAGAACAAAACAAAGGGCGGAGTCTTTATGTAATTTACATACTTTCCCTAAGAAAACAATGATCCCATAACCAAATACCGAAGCAGCACACCCAAACAACACAATCCAAAAAATAGAAGCTTGCAATGAGAAAACATATTGCGCCATCAAAGCTCCAACTAGAAGTCCTGGATACGACGCGTGAGATAAACTTTCGCTTAAAAGAGGCTGCTTGCTAATCAAGAGAATTGTCCCCCACAAAGCTGTGGTCATACAAATCAAAGTGACAGCTAAAAAACTAGATAAGAAAATCGTATCAGAAAAAACACAACTGAGCATAATCAGCACGATCCAAATTGTTTTCCTCGAGAGAGCTTCAGGGTTTGTTCCAAAAGTTCAATTTCACAACCATACGTTTGGAAAATAGTGTCTCCATTCAGACATTCATCAGTAGGGCCACAACAAATCAAACGCTTATTCAATAAAACCACATGATCAAATAGTTGACGCACATGACTCAAGTCATGATGAACAACGACGATAGTCTTTCCCTGATCTCGCAGCTCTTGCAAAACCCCTACAGATGTTTTAAACGAAGCCATATCAATCGCTGAAAACAACTCATCCATAAGATATAGATCTGCTTTTTGCATCAAAGCACGTGCTAAAAATGCTCTTTGTTGCTGTCCTCCTGAGAGCTGTCCTATTTGTCTATCTGCTACGGATTCCAAACCAACTCTTTCTAAAATATGAAAGGCCTCCCTTCGATCATCCGAAGAAATTCTCCCCCACATTCCTTTATAGCTGTAACACCCCATAAGGGCTAAATCTAAGACAGTCATTGGAAAATCCCAATCCACGCTAGCTCTCTGAGGCATATAGGCTATGCGCTGACGCACCTTCTTAAATTTTTGATTAAAAAAATAAACAGTCCCCGAAGAGGGTTTGATCAGGCCTAAGGAAGCCTTTAAGAGAGTGCTTTTACCAGCTCCATTAGGACCTAAAATAGCAGTTAATGACCCCTTTCCCAAGGAAAAGGATATGTGATAAAGAACGGCTGCATGCTCATAGTTTACACAAAGGTTGTGTACAGACCAAAAAGTCTCATCTTTGACATTCAAGAGCCACCCCTCCTAATTCTTCTGTGATAAGGCAGACATTATGTTTAAAGGTGCTAAAATAATTGTCGTCCACATTATCACTATACAATGGTTTTTGAGCTAGACGAACTAAATGACTTTTCTTCAGAGAAGAAACAATTTTTTTCAACGCATCTTGGTTCAGAGTATCCTCAGGGAAAACCACACTGACATCATGCTCATTAATATAATCTACAACCGCCATAATATCACGAACACTGATTTGAGCTTCTGGAGATAGACCCTCAGGAGAAATACAACGAGACCTCCATGCTCCGGAAGCCACTTCTTCAGGAGTAGCTAAATAGCGACGTGTAAAGTAACTGAACGCATTATGACCTGAGACAAGATACCGTAAATTTTCAGGAATTGTGCTCAAGCATTGTTTCGCCCAAGAATCTAAAATAGACATTTCACAAACAAGTTCCTCACTATTTGCTTTAAATTCAGCAGACCATTCAGGGAACTTTTCAATGAGAACTTCTGTAATTTCTATGACAGCTTCCTTCCAAATAGAAAGATCCATCCAGATATGAGGATCGCAAATACCGTCTTCTTCTAGAGGAACAAAGGCCCCACGCGCTATCAACCGCTCCCCTAACTTGACACTATTGGGATTATTTTCTAAATGCTTCCGCAAACTTAATGTATGCTCAAGACCCAGGCCGTTACAAAAAATTACGGCACTTCCAGCAATCTTGTCCTTATCCCCTTTAACCATCTCATACGCATGAGGGTCTAAGGATCCTTTGATCAAAACAGCGGTAGCAAGCCTATTCCCCACGACTCTTTCAACACAATCATGAATCATGCGATTCATGGATAGTATACAAGGACGTGAATTTGCATTCTGAAACCCAGAATTGGTACATCCAAAAGTTATACCACATGCCACGAAACAGAAAATCCAACGCATCACTTTAAATATATATCCCATTTTCGCATCCATCTCTCTAGAAGCATTTTTTAAGATCCATTAAAAACCACTTAACGAACCACCAAACATCAAAGCTATAACCCGATCTAAAAGATTTATTATTTACATTTTTCGATCCCAGAAACTAATGAAAAAGCAAAGTACCAGAAAAACAAGTTCTATTCAAAATATATTTTATCCAGCAAGAAATACAACTAATAGAAATGAAAGAAATATCTTTGTTCAGGATAGTTTTAAAAAAATTAGAAAACCCGTTTGTTTTATAAGAAAACAAAATGTTATAGAAAAAATCTTCTTTACTTTACGATTTTTATGTTTTGAATTTTGTTAAGAAACAAAAAGATCCTGAGAGGAAAAATATTGCAAAAAGGAGAACTTGCAATATAATTTATGTTCGCTGATTGATTAAAACAGCGCTTTAATTTTATTTCTCTAAACATTAAATTGAAAGTATGCCACATTCTTTCTTGTAAAATATGTAAGCATCAATTATAAAAGGTGGGTTTCATGGCCGTAGAACAATCACATATAAAAGAAGAAATAGAAAAACTGATCGGAAAAGCTATTAAAAGAGTCTGCGGAAACAAAGAAAACGATTTATGTCGCTATCTTCCAGGCCCTAGCGGCGGTTATATGCATCATTTCACTCTAAAAAAGATGAAAAGCGCTGCTCCCGAACAACTTTTAAAAATGTTAAAAACATTTATTTTAGAATCGGAAACCCCACGCACAATTAATCCTAAGCCTAGAGCTCCTAGAGGCTCTAAAAAACGTCGTGACTTTATTAACTTTACTAAAACAGATATTGAACGCGTTTTAGAACTGGCAAGACAAGTTGGAGACAAAGACCTCCTCGCTCGCTTTAGCCCTAAAAAACCGTTAACTTCTTTAAAAAGGGAGTTAATTCGTTCGATTCGCAACGGTATCGTGAGCGTAGAGCTATGGAATGCCTACGTCGAAGCTGTGAAGGCTGTAAGCTCTCCCAACCTTGAAGTTACCTCTCCTTTCGTTTAATTAAAAAATAAATTTTACAGGCGACTTAGCAATAAAGTCGCCTAAGAACTCTTATCCCTTAGGAGTATCCCTTTCCTCTTGTCAATAGAGAGAAAAGATGGTATATTATAAGGTCTTTCGAAATGGAAACAATTCAAGTTAGTCCACAACGAAATAAAAAACTATCAGAATAGAAAATAAAAGTATTTCAGAGGGTAAATATGACAAAAACCGAAGAAAAACCTTTTGGAAAATTGCGCTCTTTCTTGTGGCCGATACATACTCACGAGCTAAAGAAAGTTCTGCCAATGTTCCTAATGTTCTTCTGTATTACATTTAACTATACGGTGTTACGCGATACAAAAGACACTCTTATTGTGGGAGCTCCTGGTTCTGGTGCAGAGGCAATACCTTTCATCAAGTTTTGGCTTGTTGTCCCCTGTGCTATTATCTTTATGCTTATTTATGCAAAGCTAAGTAATATTTTAAGTAAGCAGGCCTTATTTTATGCAGTGGGAACGCCCTTTTTAATTTTCTTTGCCCTGTTCCCGACTGTAATTTATCCGCTACGCGATGTTTTACATCCTACAGAATTTGCTGACCGTTTACAGGCCATCCTACCTCCAGGATTGCTAGGACTCGTTGCCATCTTAAGAAACTGGACATTTGCTGCATTTTATGTACTTGCTGAACTATGGGGAAGCGTCATGCTATCTCTAATGTTCTGGGGATTTGCTAATGAAATTACAAAAATCCACGAAGCAAAGCGTTTCTACGCTCTTTTCGGTATCGGAGCTAATATTTCTTTACTAGCTTCTGGTCGTGCAATTGTTTGGGCTTCAAAGTTGAGAGCTTCCGTTTCTGAAGGTGTAGATCCTTGGGGAATTTCTTTACGTCTTTTGATGGCTATGACTATTGTATCTGGACTTGTTCTTATGGCCAGTTACTGGTGGATCAATAAGAACGTATTGACCGATCCTCGCTTCTATAATCCAGAAGAAATGCAAAAGGGGAAAAAAGGTGCTAAACCTAAAATGAATATGAAAGATAGCTTCCTCTATCTTGCTAGATCTCCTTATATTCTTTTATTAGCTCTCTTGGTTATTGCCTATGGTATTTGCATTAACTTAATCGAAGTGACTTGGAAAAGTCAGCTGAAACTGCAATATCCTAATATGAATGACTATAGTGAGTTCATGGGGAACTTCTCCTTCTGGACTGGCGTAGTATCCGTACTTATCATGCTATTTGTTGGTGGTAACGTCATTCGTAAATTTGGATGGTTAACTGGAGCCCTAGTCACTCCTGTCATGGTTCTCCTAACAGGTATCGTTTTCTTCGCTCTTGTTATCTTTAGAAACCAAGCTTCTGGGCTGGTCGCTATGTTCGGTACAACTCCTCTCATGCTAGCTGTGGTTGTCGGAGCTATACAGAATATTCTTTCGAAATCCACAAAATACGCTCTCTTTGACTCAACTAAAGAAATGGCCTATATCCCTCTTGACCAAGAGCAAAAAGTCAAAGGTAAGGCTGCTATTGATGTAGTTGCTGCCCGCTTCGGAAAATCAGGAGGAGCTTTAATCCAACAAGGTTTGCTCGTTATCTGTGGAAGTATTGGAGCTATGACCCCTTATCTTGCAGTGATTCTTCTTTTCATCATTGCTATTTGGTTGGTTTCTGCAACTAAGTTAAACAAACTATTCTTAGCGCAGTCTGCTCTTAAAGAACAAGAAGTGGCTCAAGAAGATTCAGCTCCTGCTTCTTCATAGAGTTGCTTCTCTTACTCTTGTTGATCCCTACCTGCTTTTTAGTGGGTAGGGATTTTTTTTATTAACTCCCATTTCACGAATTCGTACGCTTTTTTCAATCAAAAGGTTATAATAACCGTGAGACATTCTGGTTGTACTATGAAGTGTAGTCCTTTAACACTAGTTCCCCATATATTTTTAAAAAATGACTGCGAATGTCATAGATCTTGTTCTTTAAAAATTAGGACAATTGCCCGACTCATTCTTGGGCTTGTTCTAGCTCTTGTTAGCGCACTTTCTTTTGTTTTCCTTGCTGCGCCGATTAGCTATGCTATTGGAGGAACTTTAGCTTTAGCCGCTATCGTAATCTTGATTATAACGCTAGTCGTAGCACTGCTAGCTAAATCAAAGGTTCTGCCCATCCCCAACGAACTTCAGAAGATTATTTACAATCGCTATCCTAAAGAAGTCTTTTATTTCGTGAAAACACACTCCCTGACTGTTAACGAATTAAAAATATTTATTAATTGCTGGAAAAGCGGTACAGACCTGCCTCCGAATTTACATAAAAAAGCAGAGGCTTTCGGGATCGATATTCTAAAATCTATAGATTTAACCCTGTTTCCAGAGTTCGAAGAGATTCTTCTTCAAAACTGCCCGTTATACTGGCTCTCCCATTTTATAGACAAAACTGAATCTGTTGCTGGGGAAATCGGATTAAATAAAACACAAAAAGTTTATGGTTTACTTGGGCCCTTAGCGTTTCATAAAGGATATACAACTATTTTCCACTCTTATACACGCCCTCTACTAACATTAATCTCAGAATCACAGTATAAGTTCCTATATAGTAAAGCGTCTAAGAATCAATGGGATTCTCCTTCTGTGAAAAAAACCTGCGAAGAAATATTCAAGGAACTCCCCCACAATATGATTTTCCGGAAGGATGTTCAAGGAATCTCACAATTCTTATTTCTTTTCTTTTCTCATGGTATCACTTGGGAACAGGCTCAGATGATTCAACTTATAAATCCTGATAATTGGAAAATGTTGTGTCAGTTTGATAAAGCAGGAGGCCACTGTTCCATGGCAACATTTGGAGGCTTTTTGAATACTGAAACAAATATGTTCGATCCAGTATCCTCTAACTATGAACCTACAGTGAACTTCATGACGTGGAAAGAATTGAGGGTTTTACTAGAGAAAGTAAAAGAAAGTCCTATGCACCCAGCGAGTGCTCTTGTTCAGAAGATATGCGTAAATACAACGCACCATCAAAATCTGTTAAAACGATGGCAATTTGTTCGTAATACGAGTTCACAATGGACATCAAGCTTACCTCAGTATGCTTTCCACGCCCAAACCTACAAACTAGAGAAAAAAATAGAAAGCAGTCTCCCTATACGATCTTCCCTATAAGGGGAGTCTGATCATTTGCAATACCTACAAGCAAATTGCGTTTGAAAGACTTTTTATAATTGAGATTTAGAAATATAAAAAAATCTTTAATTTTTATAAAAAGAATACGTTATTCCCAATCGGGAAAAGAACAAAAAGGGGCTCGCCCTTTTTTTAAAAAAAGCATAACAAGCTCTCTCGTTATTCTTCTTCTAGAAGCTATCTTCAATGAAAACTTTTCATCAATAATACAAAACAATTTCAATAAAAATTTTAAAAATAAAAACATTTCTATTAATAGGATTTTTGTTAAATTTACGATATAATACGCAAATTGATGAGCCTAGGAAATGTATGAGTAATATAACCTCGCCAGTTATTCAAAATAATCGCTCTTGTAATTATTATTTTGAATTAAAGAATTCAACCACTATTCATATTGTTATCAGTGCCATCTTACTCTGCGGAGCTTTGATAGCTTTCTTGTGTGTAGCAGCTCCTGTTTCCTATATTCTAAGTGGCGCATTGTTAGGATTAGGATTATTAATAGCCTTGATTGGTGTGATTTTAGGAATAAAAAAAATCACGCCTATGATTTCATCAAAAGAACAAGTATTCCCCCAAGAACTCGTAAATAGAATCAGGGCGCACTATCCTAAATTTGTCTCTGATTTTGTTTCAGAAGCTAAACCAAATCTTAAAGATCTCATAAGTTTTATTGATCTTCTAAATCAATTGCACTCTGAAGTTGGATCATCTACAAATTACAACGTATCTGAAGAACTACAACAGAAAATAGATACGTTCGAGGGTATCGCACGCTTAAAAAATGAAGTCCGTACTGCTTCTCTTAAAAGACTTGAAAGCGCTGCTTCTTCCCGTCCCCTCTTCCCCTCTTTACCAAAAATCTTACAAAAGGTATTTCCATTTTTCTGGTTAGGAGAGTTTATTTCTGCAGGCAGCAAGGTTGTAGAGCTCCATCGAGTTAAGAAAATTGGAGGCAGCCTCGAAGAAGACCTTAGTGATTATATAAAACCAGAGATGCTTCCTACCTATTGGTTGATTCCTTTAGATTTTAGACCAACAAATTCCTCTATTCTAAATCTACACACATTAGTTTTAGC encodes:
- a CDS encoding iron chelate uptake ABC transporter family permease subunit; its protein translation is MLSCVFSDTIFLSSFLAVTLICMTTALWGTILLISKQPLLSESLSHASYPGLLVGALMAQYVFSLQASIFWIVLFGCAASVFGYGIIVFLGKVCKLHKDSALCFVLVVFFAIGVILASYVKESSPTLYNRINAYLYGQAATLGFLEATLAAIVFCASLFALWWWYRQIVVTTFDKDFAVTCGLKTVLYEALSLIFISLVIVSGVRSVGIVLISAMFVAPSLGARQLSDRLSTILILSAFFGGISGALGSYISVAFTCRAIIGQQAVPVTLPTGPLVVICAGLLAGLCLLFSPKSGWVIRFVRRKHFSFSKDQEHLLKVFWHISHNRLENISVRDFVCSYKYQEYFGPKPFPRWRVQILEWRGYVKKEQDYYRLTKKGRSEALRLVRAHRLWESYLVNSLDFSKESVHELAEEIEHVLTEELDHTLTEILNDPCYDPHRQIIPNKKKEV
- a CDS encoding metal ABC transporter ATP-binding protein, which produces MNVKDETFWSVHNLCVNYEHAAVLYHISFSLGKGSLTAILGPNGAGKSTLLKASLGLIKPSSGTVYFFNQKFKKVRQRIAYMPQRASVDWDFPMTVLDLALMGCYSYKGMWGRISSDDRREAFHILERVGLESVADRQIGQLSGGQQQRAFLARALMQKADLYLMDELFSAIDMASFKTSVGVLQELRDQGKTIVVVHHDLSHVRQLFDHVVLLNKRLICCGPTDECLNGDTIFQTYGCEIELLEQTLKLSRGKQFGSC
- a CDS encoding metal ABC transporter solute-binding protein, Zn/Mn family, whose product is MDAKMGYIFKVMRWIFCFVACGITFGCTNSGFQNANSRPCILSMNRMIHDCVERVVGNRLATAVLIKGSLDPHAYEMVKGDKDKIAGSAVIFCNGLGLEHTLSLRKHLENNPNSVKLGERLIARGAFVPLEEDGICDPHIWMDLSIWKEAVIEITEVLIEKFPEWSAEFKANSEELVCEMSILDSWAKQCLSTIPENLRYLVSGHNAFSYFTRRYLATPEEVASGAWRSRCISPEGLSPEAQISVRDIMAVVDYINEHDVSVVFPEDTLNQDALKKIVSSLKKSHLVRLAQKPLYSDNVDDNYFSTFKHNVCLITEELGGVALECQR
- a CDS encoding DNA binding protein DdbA, whose translation is MAVEQSHIKEEIEKLIGKAIKRVCGNKENDLCRYLPGPSGGYMHHFTLKKMKSAAPEQLLKMLKTFILESETPRTINPKPRAPRGSKKRRDFINFTKTDIERVLELARQVGDKDLLARFSPKKPLTSLKRELIRSIRNGIVSVELWNAYVEAVKAVSSPNLEVTSPFV
- the npt1 gene encoding NTP/NDP exchange transporter Npt1 encodes the protein MTKTEEKPFGKLRSFLWPIHTHELKKVLPMFLMFFCITFNYTVLRDTKDTLIVGAPGSGAEAIPFIKFWLVVPCAIIFMLIYAKLSNILSKQALFYAVGTPFLIFFALFPTVIYPLRDVLHPTEFADRLQAILPPGLLGLVAILRNWTFAAFYVLAELWGSVMLSLMFWGFANEITKIHEAKRFYALFGIGANISLLASGRAIVWASKLRASVSEGVDPWGISLRLLMAMTIVSGLVLMASYWWINKNVLTDPRFYNPEEMQKGKKGAKPKMNMKDSFLYLARSPYILLLALLVIAYGICINLIEVTWKSQLKLQYPNMNDYSEFMGNFSFWTGVVSVLIMLFVGGNVIRKFGWLTGALVTPVMVLLTGIVFFALVIFRNQASGLVAMFGTTPLMLAVVVGAIQNILSKSTKYALFDSTKEMAYIPLDQEQKVKGKAAIDVVAARFGKSGGALIQQGLLVICGSIGAMTPYLAVILLFIIAIWLVSATKLNKLFLAQSALKEQEVAQEDSAPASS